Genomic DNA from Niallia circulans:
CGCTTGCTTCTGCAGACGAGTTTGTCTGTTCACTGTTTGTATCTCCATCCCGGTTATACTCAAGATTGTCTTCACTGTTATTGTTTGTTGTTTCATCTGGTGTAGTTGTATTCGTATCTTCAGGATTGATTTGATCAAAGTCATTTTCAATTCCTGCTACTGGAAGATCTGAAACATCAAATAAGAAACGAATTTCGTACCAGTGATCATAATTCAACTCTGGAATAACAACATGAATATTGCCAACAGTTGGACTAGCTAAATCAGCAACAGGGAATTCTACTACTTTAGAATCTCCAGATTCGCTTATTACCTTCACAGCTTTAGATCCAACAAGGAATTCAGTGATAAAGTCTGTTTTAATTGTCAGGCGGGCAACTACTTTGCCATCCTTCACGATTAATTTACCAGGCTTAACGAAATAAGAATCTGCCATTGACTTTTCATTTTTACTTGCATGTAATACAGAATAGTCAACTGTGTATTCTCCATTTTTTAAGACTGCATTTTCACCTTTATCATCTTGGTCATTTGTATCTTCATCTACATTTCCTGGAGTTTCTTCAGCTGGTTTTTCTTCCTCTTCATTTTCAGAGCCATTTTCTTCTTCGTTACCGCCGCCAGTGTTGTCATTACCTCCGGATTTTGTTGGTAGATTGCTAGTATCATAGTCAAAACGAACCGTATACCAATGATCATAGCCAATTGCCGGTACTTCAACATGAATTTCAGCAGTAGTTAAACCACTCAAATCAGCAACAGCAAATTCTACAATTGTTTTTCCAGCACTTTGGCTGACAATTTTAGCGTCTTTACCGTTAAGCTTAAATTCTGTAATATAGTCGCTAAATTCAACTTGAACAGTGGCATTGCCATTTTTCAATGTTACTTTACCAGGCTTAGTAAAGTATTGATCTGCCATAGATTTTTCGTTTTGCAATGCATGCAGAATGCTGTATTGCAGGTCATACTTACCATCCACAAATTCAGAATTTGCACCCTGTTCTTCATCTGGTGTTGTGCCTGGATTTTCTCCTTCGCCTTCACCTGGTGTTGTGCCTGGATTTTCTCCTTCGCCTTCACCTGGTGTTGTACCTGGATTTTCTCCTTCGCCTTCACCTGGTGTCGTGCCTGGATTTTCTCCTTCGCCTTCACCTGGTGTTGTACCTGGATTTTCTTCTGGTACATCAACAGCAATAGAACCTTCATCAAATACCATTCTGACGATATGGTTCATTCCATATGACATTGCTAACTGGATATTCTTTACATCATTTACGTTTTCTACTTCAAAGCGAAGCACTTTTGTATTGGCTGCAGCATCTTGTGAGATAACGTCAGCATCTACATACTGCCCATTTACCTCTGTTTTAAAGCCTGTCACAAAATTGCTGGAAGACAGGTTAAGCTGGATATAGCTTTTGCCGTTTTCAACAATAAGCTTAGCTGGCTTTGATAGGTAATTGCCCATGCTGGAAGCTTCATCTGCGTTTTCTTTCCAAACCAGATAGTCGATTGTGTATAGACCATCTGCTAGCGGCTCTTCTTCTCCTTCACCTGGAGTCGGTTCTGGAGTTTCTTCTGGCTCACTTACAGTTATAGTACTTTCATCAAAAACCATTCTGACAACATGGTTCATTCCATACGACATCGCTAACTGGATATTTGTTGTATCGTTTAAGTTTTCTACTTCAAAACGGAGCACTTTTGTTTTTGCTTCATCGTCTTGTGAAATGACTTCTGCATCCACGTATTGCCCGTTCACTTCTGTTTTAAAGCCTGTTACAAAGTTGCTGGAAGATAGGTTAAGCTGGATATAGCTTTTACCGTTTTCAACAATAAGCTTAGCTGGCTTTGATAAGTAATTGCCCATGCTGGAAGCTTCATCTGCGTTTTCTTTCCATACCTTATAGTCGATTGTGTAATGGCCATCTGCTAATGGCTCTTCTTCTCCTTCACCTGGTGTTGGCTCTGGAGTCTCTTCCTGCTCTTTAACAGCGACTGAAGCTTCATCAAATACCATTCTGACAACATGGTTCATTCCATATGACATCGCTAACTGGATATTTGTGTTATCGCTTAAGTTTTCTACTTCAAAACGGAGCACTTTTGTTTTTGCTTCATCGTCTTGTGAAATGACTTCTGCATCTACATATTGTCCGTTAATCTCTGTTTTAAAGCCTGTTACAAAGTTGCTGGAGGACAGGTTAAGCTGGATATAGCTTTTGCCGTTTTCAACAATAAGTTCAGCTGGCTTTGATAAATAATTGCCCATGCTGGAGGCTTCATCTGTTTTTTCTTTCCAAACCTGATAGTCGATTGTGTAATGGCCATCTGCTAAAGGCTCTTTTTCTTCGACAACAGGCAAGTTATCTGTGTTGAAATCAAATCTTACTGTGTACCAATGATCATAATTGATTGCTGGTATCTCAACATGTATTTGTGCTTCTGTGATGCCATTTAATGATGCTACTGAAAACTCTGCAACTGTTTTTGTACCATCATTGCTGATAATTTCTGGAGCTTTACCTTCTACAGTAAATTCCGTAATTAAGCTGCTATATTCTGTTTGAACAGTAGCAATTCCATCTTTAACTATTACTTTACTTGGTTTTGTAAAGTAGTTATCTGCTATCGATTTTTCTTCAGCAGTTCCATGCAAAACCGTATAGTCGACGTCATATTCACCGTCTTCATAAACGATTTCGTCTTGTGGTTGAGCAGGCGTTTCCTCTCCTGCTTCTTCACTTGGTGTTTCCGGTGTTGTTACAGGCTCTTCTGCCTCTTCACTTGGTGTTTCCGGTGTTGTTACAGGCTCTTCTGCCTCTTCACTTGGTGTTTCTGGTGTTGTTGCAGGTTCTTCTGCTTCTTCACCTGGTGTTTCTGGTGTTGTTGCAGGTTCTTCTGCTTCTTCACCTGGTGTTTCCGGAGTTGTTGCAGGTTCTTCTGCTTCTTCACCTGATGTTTCTGGTGTCGTTGTTGGCTCTTCTGCTTCTTCACTTGGTGTTTGAACCGGCAATGAATCAGTATCAAAGTCAAATCTTACTGTATACCAGTGATCATAACTTATAGCAGGTACTTCAACATGAATTTCAGCTTCAGTTAATCCGTCCAAATCAGCAACAGGAAATTCTGCTGTGATTTTGCCGCCAGCTTCACTTAATTTTGTTGTGGGAGTACCGTTTACCTTAAACTCAGTAATATAATTACTGTATTCAACCTGAACTTTAGCCTGCCCATCCTTAATGATTAGTTTTCCAGGCTTTGTATAGTACTGGTCTGCCATTGAGGCTTCATTATTTGTTGCATGCAAAATTGTATAGCCTACACTATATTCCCCATCTGCTACTACTGAACTGCTGTTCAACTCAGCAGCATAAGCACTGTTATTCGAAGGAATCACTGTACTTACGACGGAAAAGAGTATTACTAGAAACGCAAGAGCAATCTTTGCAGCCTTCATTCTTGTCTTTTTCTCCTTTTAAGTAGAATATATTCAAGTCCTGAGAAACCTTGTGATGATACAGATTCACATATTAATCTCTATTTACTATTTCTTAACCAATGTAGCTGTATCAAAGTCAAATCTCACTGTATACCAATGATCATAATTAATTACTGGCACTTGGACATGAATTTGAGCACCTGTCAACGCCTCAAGATTAGCAACAGAAAACTCAGCAGTAGTTTTGCCGCCACTTTCACTTATCTTTGTTGCAGTAATGCCATTTACTTTAAACTCTGTAATTAAATTGCTGTATTCAACCTGAACTTTAGCCTGTCCGTTCTGTACGATTAGTTTTGCAGGCTTTGTATAATATTGGTCTGCCATGGAAGCTTCATTATTTGTTGCATGCAAGATAGTATAGCCAATGCTATATTCACCATCTGCAATAACCGAACTGCTGCTAGACTCTGCAGCATAAGCTTTGTTATCCAAAGGAATTACTGTACTACCAACGGAAAAGATTGTTACAAGAAACGCAAGAGCAATGTTTGCTGTCTTCATAATTTATTTCTCCTTTTTTAGTAGAATATGTAGCTATTTCACTTCCATAACAGAAACTATTTAGCTAGTTTTTTTCTGTTTACAATAGAGATTACAATGATACCGACGGAAACTATCATTAAAACTGTATAGATAGTGATATCTGACATGTCAGAAGTTCTCGGATTTTCAACTTTTTCTGTTGTTGTTTCCTTTGCTGTTGAGCTTGCAGCTGTTTCTGTATCTGAGGTTGTATTCGTTGCATCTGAAGCTGTTGAGGTTGTTTGTGAAGAAAGAGCATTTGCCGTGCTTTCATCAAAGTCAAACCTAATAGTATACCAATGGTCATAATTCTGGTCTTCGACAATAACATGAATTTCTCCAGCCGTTGGACTATTTAGTGAGCTCACATTAAATTGAACCACACTAGATTCACCACTTTTACTAATTTCAGTGACATTTGCGCCACCTACTTTAAATTCTGTGATAGCAGATGTGGAAATTCCTACTTGTACTTTATGAACACCATTTTCGACAATTAATTTTGCCGGCTTTTTAAAGTATCCATCCGCCATGGAGGCTGAATCACTATCTGCACGCAAAACAGAATAGTTGATGGAATACTCGCCATCTGCAAGTGATGCAGCCAATGTTTTGTTACTGGCACCAACAGACAAAAGCGTAAAAATTGCTAATATTGCAACTATTTTTATTGCAACGTTCTGTTTAAGCAAGTATATACATCCCCTCTATATAGTTATATGGATAAAGCGTAAGTTAGCGTTTACCATTCACCTCTTCCTGTATTTGTGTTAGGCACAACCTGCCTAGGTTCATATTAAATGATAGTGATTCTCATTGTCAATGAGTTTTTTCTCAATTAGATAATATTATTCTCATTTAGTTGATAATTGGACTCATAAAAAAAAGCAATTGCCTTTATCGCAACTGCTTTTTTCACAAGAAAACTGTCATTTTCCCAGCAATTTTGCAGACTCCTGTACGCCCATACTATAGCTGGAGAGTCTTCCATTCTCGATCTTAATCATCGTTGGCGTCCCCGTTATTTCAAGTTCAGCAGCTGATTGGGGAGATTTGTTTTCAAACGGAGTCTGATGGACTGCAATCAGCTTATTATCATCTCCTGTTTGAATAGACCAAGAAACCGTCTTATCATTTATCAATTCAGTCATATCAATTTCGTCATTGATAATTTCTTGTCCGTTCTCCATTCTTCCAATCACCTTGTCCCATTTTTTGTGGTGATTTTCCCAATCATACCAGCTAGCCGCATTTTCCTTATCACTCATGTCAACAATATACAAAGGAACCTCGCCTGCCTTGTTGTATTCCAAAACCGATTTTTCTAATTGCTGACAGTAGGAGCAGCCAGCTTGCCAAAAATATACGATATATCCATTGTCCTTTTGTGAGAAGGTTTCCGTTGCTTTTATTTGTTTAATGTTATGTATCGTCTCTTCACTGGATTTGCTTAATACTGGAATAATAATTCCGCCAGCAACAATAAGGAAAACTACAGTGAAAAGCACCCATTTTACCTTGTTATTCATCTTTGTTTCTCCTTTCGTTTATTCTTATTTTAGCGGATATACAAGCCTTTCAAACAGCAGGAAGGCAAGAAAATCTGACATTATTGTGACAATTCGTTACTTCTGTTTTGCAAAATTCAGACGGGCGAAATATTATATGGTAAAATCATATTAGATTTCTAAGAAGGAGATGGCAAAATGAAAAGCGCTATTATTGATCGATTTATTTCTTATGCTGTTATTGATACACAATCGAACGAGGAAAATACCGCATGCCCTTCCACACCAGGACAGCTGACACTAGCAAACCAGCTTGTGGAGGAATTAAAGGAAATTGGCATGGAAGAAGTAACAATAGACGAAAATGGCTATGTTATGGCAACACTTCCGGCTAATACGGACAAGAAAGTGCCAACAATCGGCTTTTTAGCTCATTTGGACACTGCTACTGATTTCACAGGAAAAAATGTCCATCCTCAAGTTGTGGACCATTATGATGGCGGAGACATTGTCCTTAATCAAGACTTACATATCGTATTATCACCGGCAGATTTTCCAGAGCTGACAAAATACAACAGTCATACGTTAATAACTACAGATGGAACGACTCTACTAGGTGCTGACAATAAAGCAGGGATTACAGAAATTATGACTGCCCTTATTGCCTTAAAAAAATCAGACATAAAGCATGGCAAAATCAGAGTCGCATTTACACCAGATGAAGAAATTGGAAGAGGGCCCCATAAGTTTGATGTAAAGGCATTCCAAGCTGACTTTGCTTATACAGTCGATGGCGGTCCTCTTGGTGAGCTGCAATACGAAAGCTTTCATGCTGCAGGAGCGAAAATTACAGTTAATGGTACAAATGTCCATCCTGGTACCGCAAAAGGAAAAATGGTTAATTCCATGAAAATAGCAATGGAGCTGCAAAACAAGCTGCCATCTGAAGAGGCGCCTGAAAAAACTTCAGGCTATGAAGGCTTTTATCACCTGCTTTCATTTGAAGGCGATGTGGAGCAAACAAAACTAGCCTATATCATTCGCGATTTTGACAGAGAGTTATTTGAACAGAAAAAAGCAAACTTGACTGCCATTGTTGCTGATTTGAACGAAAAATACGGAGAAAACACAGTCGTTCTTCATTTAAGCGATCAATACTACAATATGCGTGAGAAAATAGAACCTGTTAAGGAAATTGTTGATATTGCCTATCAAGCAATGGAAAACCTTGGAATTAAGCCGATTGTTGAGCCTATCCGAGGTGGAACAGACGGCTCCCAATTATCTTATATGGGACTACCAACACCGAATATATTCACTGGCGGAGAAAACTTCCACGGTAAATTTGAATATATCTCGGTTGACAACATGATAAAAGCGACTGATACTATCGTCGAGATTGTCAGATTGTTCGAGGAAAAAGCATAAGCTAAAAGGAGGCGCTATTTAACGGTAGCGCCTCTTTTTTTCACTTTGTCACCTGCTTTTTATTTCGTTACCCTAAACATATTTTGTACTTTTCTTAGATTAGTATATAATAGTACAAGTGCTCAAATTATTGTTCGTATATGATAGACAAATAGATAGAAGCGAAAAAAAGGAGTTAAGCAATGAATTCGATTTACAAAACACATGAAGATTTAGCTGAAAATACTGAACTGCAGCAACATATTTTGCAGACTTTTGGATTGCAGTCCAAAAAGAAGCGCGTTAAGAAAAAACTTTTAAAGCAGCTTGTGTCCCAAGAGAGCTTGATTAATAAAGTTGTTCAAGAATTCCAATTTGATGGACAAACACCAGCGGCTGCTGAAAAAGTTCAGGTAGCGGAGAAAAAAGTTCAACCAACTACGGAAGAAAAAGTAGTTGCAGACACAAGCACTCCATCCTTTACAACTCTACCAGTCACTGCTTTACTAAAAATCGGCAAAGCGTTCTTTAAAGAAGAGGAAGCTGTCCGTTATTATTATAATAAAAACAAGCCTGAACAATACAAAAACAAAGAGCTTCTTGTTCAATGTATTTCAGATGGCTACTTGAATTCAACAGAGGAAATTCAAAAATCAATCGAACAATCAATCTAATTAATTAAAAAGACCCAATCTTTGTGCTGCAGTTAAAAGATTGGGTCTTTTCTCATATCTTTAACTCGGCACCGCATTCGGTATACTTCAATTTTCTTGGATGCTCTGTTATAATTTTTTTAGGAAAAGATTTGAAGCTTTTATTGCCATTTTCTTTATGGATGTGACATAACTGGAAAGCTTGCTGTATTACACTACATATGTTGGAGGCAATTATTTATGGTTAAAATAGCACCATCCATTCTTTCAGCTGATTTTGCAAAACTGGGAGAAGAAATAAAAGATGTAGAGCGAGGCGGAGCCGATTATATCCATGTGGATGTGATGGACGGCCATTTTGTTCCAAATATCACTATTGGACCATTAATTGTGAGTGCAATTAGACCGATTACAACACTTCCTTTGGATGTCCATCTCATGATTGAAAACCCTGACCAATACATTCCAGCATTTGCTAAAGCTGGTGCAGATATTATTACCGTTCATGCAGAGGCATGTCCGCATCTTCACCGTACACTTCAGCTTATAAAAGAGCATGGTGTTAAGCCAGGTGTTGTCCTTAATCCAAGCACACCTGTGGAAATGATTAAGCATGTAATTGAAGATGTCGAAATGGTCCTGCTTATGACTGTTAACCCTGGCTTTGGCGGACAAGCATTCATTCCAAGTGTATTGCCAAAAATTACAGAGGTACGCAAACTGGCTGATCAGTTCAATCCAGGCTTGGAAATTGAAGTCGATGGTGGCGTTAATGAGCAAACTGCCATGCTTTGCAAAGAGGCTGGAGCTAATGTTCTTGTTGCCGGTTCCTTTATTTATGACAGTGAAGATAGAGCGAAGGCAATCAAGGCTGTTCGTGGAGAATAAGCAAAAAAAGCGAATCAATTATGATTCGCTTTTTACTCTTTTATGCTGTCATTTTTACTTTTGCCGTTAATTTTGTTAAGACGGTTGCTAGCAGCAATGTTCGTTCAACAAATGTATTTAGTTCTAAATATTCTTCTTCACTATGGGCATTTCCACCTACAGGTCCCATTCCATCTATCGTCGGAATTCCCATTGAGCTTGTAAATGCGCCGTCAGATCCTCCGCCTGTAAATGTATCCTTCACTTCAATGCCAAGCTCTTTCCCAGCTTCCTTGATAATCTTTAATAGTTGAATAGATTGACTGTTTTTTTCCATTGGCGGTCTGCTGATGCTTCCTTTCACTTCGATTTCTGTTCCTTCCACATCAGAGACAGCACATATTTCTCTAATTTGCTTATCAATTATTGGTGCTTGATCCATTTTTACGAGACGAACATCAACACCAGCTACGGCAGAGGATGCAACTGTATTAATAGAGGTTCCACCCTCTATCATTCCAACGTTTACTGTTATGCCTTCTTGATATTTTGTTAATTTTTGAAGTTTAATTGTTTTGTATGCAAGCTCTTCAATTGCACTTCGGCCTTTTTCATGCTCCACTCCTGCATGGGCAGAGGTCCCCTTCACCTTAATCGTGTAACGTCCGCCGCCTTTTCTGGCAGACACAATCGACCCATCCTTTCTTCCTGGTTCTACAATTAAAGCATAATCCTTGTTTCGTGCTGTTTGTTCAATAAGCTTCCTTGAGTTAGATGACCCAATTTCTTCATCACTATTTAGGACAATTTCCACATTTCTGATTGCGGAAGCATTAACCAGTGCTAAGGCTTTTATCGCATACAGGACAGACACAAGACTGCCCTTCATGTCTACAACACCAGGTCCATATGCTCTGTTTCCTTCTATGCGGAAGGGGCGTTTTTCTACCGTTCCTTCTGGAAAAACAGTATCCATATGCGCAACAATAATAATCTTAGGATCTTTTGCATCCTGATGGCGCAGCACAACATTATTCCCCGTTTTCTTTTCCTTTTTTATTGTCGACACAAATCCAGCCTCTGTAAACTTACCCTCGAGGATTGCTGCTATTTGGTCTACCCCTTTTTTTACATAGCTGCCACTGTCAATATTAACTAGTTCCTCGAGCAGCTCAATCATTTCCTTTTCCCTTTCTCTTAAATAGTCCTCCATTTCGGTGTTCCCCCCTGAATTATCTAACAGCTTATTCTATAAAGTCCCTTGCAGATGATACAAAGAATTTAACTGTGTTTTTATGCAATAATATTGGTTGTTCTACTTTTAGGTTGTTTTTATTACGATACTCAACAGCTTGTTTCCTGTTTTTTATAGCGCAGACAGCAGTTAACAATTACCTTGATCAAGATTTTGTAACAACAGGTAATCGTTGATTCTTCTGTTTGTATGATGAAGTATGCATTGAAACTCCTTGTCATTAATAGTATATGCAAGCTTGATTCCGTTTGGAGACAGGGCTATTTCCTCTATATGCCATTTTATTGTTCATTATTATCTTTACATTAGAAGGGTTTATAAGGAATAGGATTGAAGCAAAATTATGGGGATGACAATCTCCATCAAGTAAGAATACCTCGCTTGTTTCCCTGCATTTAATATGAAAGTATCCTGCTGACGGTGAGTGCAAAACATAGTTTTAATAGCATCCATCTGGAGAAAATATGTTTGGCTCTGACTCCTAGTTATTTTCCTTTGCAAAAAACTTTTGATTCCCATCTTCATTGCAGTTTATACCAACAACTGTGCTACTCCCATCTGGTGATTGTATACACTTTGATACCTGTTATCGCTATGTATAAAAAGCATTTATTTATTCCATTATGTGTTCAAACTTCTGCCGTACATTGATCAGCATAAATTAACAGTTAAATTGCAATATCCTTAACTTGATGCTGCCACATAACCCACTGCAAATTTACAGATTATTTAGAAAAATTAACACTAATAACATTTAGTATAGGGACCCGAAATATTCTTGTCAATAACAGGCACCGCATTAAAATAAAATTCCTAATAAAAAAGACCGCATAATAAAGCAGTCTAGAAGGTCAGTGCCAGCAATTTTGCTGACGAATAATTATACTTCTCTAATGATACATTAAAAACAACGCCTGTGTTTAAAAATACCGTATTTTCAATAATTAACGCAGGGTCACCTTCTGCCAATTTCAAATGATCTCCATCTTCTTTTGAGAGTTTGTCACAGTAAATAAGCTTATCAGCAAACCCCACCTTTAGCTTTAAATCGTCTGTTATATAACGATAGATCGACGTTTCGGCTATTTCTGCATTTAGGTAGGGCACTACCGTTTTATTATAGTAAGCTTCTTCCAGAACAAGGGGCTCACCATTAACGAAGCGAAGTCTTTTTATGAAGTAGAGGGAATCACCTGGTGCACATTTCATCTTTTTAGCCAAATCTTCATCCGCCTTTATTAAAGACATGTCAATAATTTGGCTGTTCATTTCATGTCCTGCCAATTCTTTTGTAAGTCCCTGCATTTTGCGGATCGTTATACAGCCAGGCCGGGAAAATTCCCTCAGGAAAAGTCCGCTCCCTTGAACTTGATAGACATAGCCTTGATCTGCCAATATATTTAACGCTCGTCTTATCGTGTTCCTGCTCACCTGAAATGTCCGCATTAATTCCTCCTCAGTCGGAAGCTTCTCATTTGCTTGGAATCTCCCTTGGAGAATATCATGCTCCAAAACACTTGCGACCATCTGATATTTAACTGTCACTCAAATTCCCTCCCTTTCAAATAAAGAGGGGTATACCTCTAACATTCTTGAAGTATACCCGCTTTTCCTTATACTCTTAAAGCTCTTCTCCTCTTGTTTCAATAATTTGCTTGTACCAGTGGAAGGACAGCTTTTTCTTTCTTGCCAGATTATTATGATGATCAACATAAATAAAGCCATATTGCTTTTTATAACCATTCAACCAGCTTAGTAAATCGATAACAGACCAGGCATAATAGCCTTTTAGGTTAATGCCTTCGCCGATTGCTGTTTTTACGGCTTTTAAATGCTCCTCAATATATTTTATCCTTGGAACATCCATTATTTCATCCTCAATGACAGGATCCTCGTCACCAAGTCCATTCTCCGTGATGTACAGCTTTACATCACCATATCTTTCCTTGATCATGCGCAGTCCTTC
This window encodes:
- a CDS encoding NEAT domain-containing protein: MKAAKIALAFLVILFSVVSTVIPSNNSAYAAELNSSSVVADGEYSVGYTILHATNNEASMADQYYTKPGKLIIKDGQAKVQVEYSNYITEFKVNGTPTTKLSEAGGKITAEFPVADLDGLTEAEIHVEVPAISYDHWYTVRFDFDTDSLPVQTPSEEAEEPTTTPETSGEEAEEPATTPETPGEEAEEPATTPETPGEEAEEPATTPETPSEEAEEPVTTPETPSEEAEEPVTTPETPSEEAGEETPAQPQDEIVYEDGEYDVDYTVLHGTAEEKSIADNYFTKPSKVIVKDGIATVQTEYSSLITEFTVEGKAPEIISNDGTKTVAEFSVASLNGITEAQIHVEIPAINYDHWYTVRFDFNTDNLPVVEEKEPLADGHYTIDYQVWKEKTDEASSMGNYLSKPAELIVENGKSYIQLNLSSSNFVTGFKTEINGQYVDAEVISQDDEAKTKVLRFEVENLSDNTNIQLAMSYGMNHVVRMVFDEASVAVKEQEETPEPTPGEGEEEPLADGHYTIDYKVWKENADEASSMGNYLSKPAKLIVENGKSYIQLNLSSSNFVTGFKTEVNGQYVDAEVISQDDEAKTKVLRFEVENLNDTTNIQLAMSYGMNHVVRMVFDESTITVSEPEETPEPTPGEGEEEPLADGLYTIDYLVWKENADEASSMGNYLSKPAKLIVENGKSYIQLNLSSSNFVTGFKTEVNGQYVDADVISQDAAANTKVLRFEVENVNDVKNIQLAMSYGMNHIVRMVFDEGSIAVDVPEENPGTTPGEGEGENPGTTPGEGEGENPGTTPGEGEGENPGTTPGEGEGENPGTTPDEEQGANSEFVDGKYDLQYSILHALQNEKSMADQYFTKPGKVTLKNGNATVQVEFSDYITEFKLNGKDAKIVSQSAGKTIVEFAVADLSGLTTAEIHVEVPAIGYDHWYTVRFDYDTSNLPTKSGGNDNTGGGNEEENGSENEEEEKPAEETPGNVDEDTNDQDDKGENAVLKNGEYTVDYSVLHASKNEKSMADSYFVKPGKLIVKDGKVVARLTIKTDFITEFLVGSKAVKVISESGDSKVVEFPVADLASPTVGNIHVVIPELNYDHWYEIRFLFDVSDLPVAGIENDFDQINPEDTNTTTPDETTNNNSEDNLEYNRDGDTNSEQTNSSAEASGKVVNAKTADTAQIGLYLLLLLSSIAVLIRKYRTRTL
- a CDS encoding NEAT domain-containing protein; translation: MKTANIALAFLVTIFSVGSTVIPLDNKAYAAESSSSSVIADGEYSIGYTILHATNNEASMADQYYTKPAKLIVQNGQAKVQVEYSNLITEFKVNGITATKISESGGKTTAEFSVANLEALTGAQIHVQVPVINYDHWYTVRFDFDTATLVKK
- the isdC gene encoding heme uptake protein IsdC, translated to MLKQNVAIKIVAILAIFTLLSVGASNKTLAASLADGEYSINYSVLRADSDSASMADGYFKKPAKLIVENGVHKVQVGISTSAITEFKVGGANVTEISKSGESSVVQFNVSSLNSPTAGEIHVIVEDQNYDHWYTIRFDFDESTANALSSQTTSTASDATNTTSDTETAASSTAKETTTEKVENPRTSDMSDITIYTVLMIVSVGIIVISIVNRKKLAK
- a CDS encoding thioredoxin fold domain-containing protein, whose amino-acid sequence is MNNKVKWVLFTVVFLIVAGGIIIPVLSKSSEETIHNIKQIKATETFSQKDNGYIVYFWQAGCSYCQQLEKSVLEYNKAGEVPLYIVDMSDKENAASWYDWENHHKKWDKVIGRMENGQEIINDEIDMTELINDKTVSWSIQTGDDNKLIAVHQTPFENKSPQSAAELEITGTPTMIKIENGRLSSYSMGVQESAKLLGK
- the pepT gene encoding peptidase T encodes the protein MKSAIIDRFISYAVIDTQSNEENTACPSTPGQLTLANQLVEELKEIGMEEVTIDENGYVMATLPANTDKKVPTIGFLAHLDTATDFTGKNVHPQVVDHYDGGDIVLNQDLHIVLSPADFPELTKYNSHTLITTDGTTLLGADNKAGITEIMTALIALKKSDIKHGKIRVAFTPDEEIGRGPHKFDVKAFQADFAYTVDGGPLGELQYESFHAAGAKITVNGTNVHPGTAKGKMVNSMKIAMELQNKLPSEEAPEKTSGYEGFYHLLSFEGDVEQTKLAYIIRDFDRELFEQKKANLTAIVADLNEKYGENTVVLHLSDQYYNMREKIEPVKEIVDIAYQAMENLGIKPIVEPIRGGTDGSQLSYMGLPTPNIFTGGENFHGKFEYISVDNMIKATDTIVEIVRLFEEKA
- the rpe gene encoding ribulose-phosphate 3-epimerase, with amino-acid sequence MVKIAPSILSADFAKLGEEIKDVERGGADYIHVDVMDGHFVPNITIGPLIVSAIRPITTLPLDVHLMIENPDQYIPAFAKAGADIITVHAEACPHLHRTLQLIKEHGVKPGVVLNPSTPVEMIKHVIEDVEMVLLMTVNPGFGGQAFIPSVLPKITEVRKLADQFNPGLEIEVDGGVNEQTAMLCKEAGANVLVAGSFIYDSEDRAKAIKAVRGE
- a CDS encoding M20 family metallopeptidase; translated protein: MEDYLREREKEMIELLEELVNIDSGSYVKKGVDQIAAILEGKFTEAGFVSTIKKEKKTGNNVVLRHQDAKDPKIIIVAHMDTVFPEGTVEKRPFRIEGNRAYGPGVVDMKGSLVSVLYAIKALALVNASAIRNVEIVLNSDEEIGSSNSRKLIEQTARNKDYALIVEPGRKDGSIVSARKGGGRYTIKVKGTSAHAGVEHEKGRSAIEELAYKTIKLQKLTKYQEGITVNVGMIEGGTSINTVASSAVAGVDVRLVKMDQAPIIDKQIREICAVSDVEGTEIEVKGSISRPPMEKNSQSIQLLKIIKEAGKELGIEVKDTFTGGGSDGAFTSSMGIPTIDGMGPVGGNAHSEEEYLELNTFVERTLLLATVLTKLTAKVKMTA
- a CDS encoding GntR family transcriptional regulator, producing MTVKYQMVASVLEHDILQGRFQANEKLPTEEELMRTFQVSRNTIRRALNILADQGYVYQVQGSGLFLREFSRPGCITIRKMQGLTKELAGHEMNSQIIDMSLIKADEDLAKKMKCAPGDSLYFIKRLRFVNGEPLVLEEAYYNKTVVPYLNAEIAETSIYRYITDDLKLKVGFADKLIYCDKLSKEDGDHLKLAEGDPALIIENTVFLNTGVVFNVSLEKYNYSSAKLLALTF